A window of the Lepus europaeus isolate LE1 chromosome 5, mLepTim1.pri, whole genome shotgun sequence genome harbors these coding sequences:
- the POU3F1 gene encoding POU domain, class 3, transcription factor 1: MATTAQYLPRGPGGGAGGTGPLMHPDAAAAAAAAAAAERLHAGAAYREVQKLMHHEWLGAGAGHPVGLAHPQWLPAGGGGGGDWAGGPHLEHGKAGGGGTGRADDGGGSGGGGGGGGFHARLVHQGAAHAGAAWAQGGTAHHLGPAMSPSPGAGGGHQPQPLGLYAQAAYPGGGGGGLAGMLAAGGGGAGPGLHHALHEDGHEAQLEPSPPPHLGAHGHGHAHAGSLHAAAAAAAAAHLHPGAGGGGGSSVGEHSDEDAPSSDDLEQFAKQFKQRRIKLGFTQADVGLALGTLYGNVFSQTTICRFEALQLSFKNMCKLKPLLNKWLEETDSSSGSPTNLDKIAAQGRKRKKRTSIEVGVKGALESHFLKCPKPSAHEITGLADSLQLEKEVVRVWFCNRRQKEKRMTPAAGAGHPPMDDVYAPGELGPGGGGASPPSAPPPPPPAALHHHHHHTLPGSVQ; encoded by the coding sequence ATGGCCACCACCGCGCAGTACCTGCCGCGGGGCCCCGGCGGCGGAGCCGGGGGCACCGGGCCGCTCATGCATCCGGACgccgcggcggcagcggcggcggcggcggccgccgaACGGCTGCACGCGGGGGCCGCGTACCGCGAAGTGCAGAAGCTGATGCACCACGAGTGgctgggcgcgggcgcgggccaCCCCGTGGGCCTAGCGCACCCCCAGTGGCTGCCCgcgggaggaggcggcggcggcgactgGGCCGGCGGCCCGCACCTGGAACACGGCaaggcgggcggcggcggcaccGGCAGAGCAGACgacggcggcggcagcggcggcggcggcggaggaggaGGTTTCCACGCGCGCCTGGTGCACCAGGGGGCGGCCCACGCGGGCGCGGCATGGGCGCAGGGCGGCACGGCGCACCACTTGGGTCCGGCTATGTCGCCTTCGCCCGGGGCCGGCGGGGgccaccagccccagcctctcgGGCTGTACGCGCAGGCGGCCTACccagggggcggcggcggcggcctggCCGGGATGctggcggcgggcggcggcggcgcggggccggGCCTGCACCACGCGCTGCACGAGGACGGCCACGAGGCGCAGCTGGAGCCGTCGCCGCCGCCGCACCTGGGCGCCCACGGACACGGACACGCACACGCGGGCAGCCTGCACGCGGCGGCCGCGGCAGCCGCGGCGGCGCACCTGCAcccgggcgcgggcggcggcggcggctcgtcGGTGGGCGAGCACTCGGACGAGGACGCGCCCAGCTCGGACGACCTGGAGCAGTTCGCCAAGCAGTTCAAGCAGCGGCGCATCAAGCTGGGCTTCACGCAGGCCgacgtggggctggcgctgggcacGCTGTACGGCAACGTGTTCTCGCAGACCACCATCTGCCGCTTCGAGGCCCTGCAGCTGAGCTTCAAGAACATGTGCAAGCTCAAGCCGCTGCTCAACAAGTGGCTGGAGGAGACCGACTCGTCCAGCGGCAGCCCCACCAACCTGGACAAGATCGCGGCGCAGGGCCGCAAGCGCAAGAAGCGCACGTCCATCGAGGTCGGGGTCAAGGGCGCGCTGGAGAGCCACTTCCTCAAGTGCCCCAAGCCCTCGGCGCACGAGATCACGGGCCTGGCCGACAGCCTGCAGCTGGAGAAGGAGGTGGTGCGCGTCTGGTTCTGCAACCGGCGGCAGAAGGAGAAGCGCATGACCCCCGCGGCCGGCGCGGGCCACCCGCCCATGGACGACGTGTACGCGCCTGGCGAGCTGGGGCCGGGTGGGGGCGGCGCGTCGCCGCCCTcggcgcccccgccgcccccgccggccgcgctgcaccaccaccaccaccacacactgcCCGGCTCTGTGCAGTGA